A genomic region of Pseudomonadota bacterium contains the following coding sequences:
- a CDS encoding 4'-phosphopantetheinyl transferase superfamily protein translates to MFIDNFISKSRQKEITGLLHFSQGFFLAAVSLEMLKQDIDAGQQGDISQKYLSPEEKERFDGFRFEKRRMEWLGGRIAAKVATRDFCKTALHAKETAYNNWSVLSDKNGKPYIKFLSAQAPQVSITHSAGTAVAMVCNEACGVDIERVTERIISLKERFCWPKEEKVLAGLTGQNQQPEFGVTILWCAKEALRKLFGAPPLPGFMELMLINGKLTGRKGLLLEFETGERLQEGRGKDFLVYASQTGEYAWAITVETGADNRE, encoded by the coding sequence TTTTTCCCAGGGATTTTTTTTGGCGGCAGTGAGTCTTGAGATGCTCAAGCAGGACATTGATGCCGGTCAACAGGGCGATATTTCGCAAAAATATCTGTCACCCGAAGAGAAGGAGCGCTTTGATGGGTTTCGCTTTGAAAAGCGACGCATGGAATGGCTCGGCGGTAGAATCGCTGCAAAGGTCGCAACCAGGGATTTTTGTAAAACAGCATTGCACGCAAAAGAGACGGCCTATAACAACTGGTCGGTTTTGTCAGATAAAAACGGCAAACCATATATCAAGTTCCTTTCCGCGCAGGCCCCGCAGGTTTCAATTACCCATAGCGCCGGAACCGCAGTAGCTATGGTATGCAATGAAGCATGCGGAGTGGATATAGAACGGGTTACAGAAAGGATAATTTCGCTCAAGGAAAGGTTTTGCTGGCCGAAAGAAGAGAAGGTGCTTGCCGGTCTGACCGGGCAGAATCAACAACCGGAGTTTGGGGTGACCATCCTCTGGTGCGCAAAAGAGGCCTTAAGAAAACTCTTTGGGGCCCCGCCCCTTCCGGGTTTCATGGAGCTTATGTTGATCAACGGCAAATTAACCGGTAGAAAAGGTTTGCTTTTGGAGTTTGAAACAGGTGAGAGGCTTCAAGAGGGCCGAGGGAAAGATTTTCTGGTTTACGCGTCGCAAACCGGGGAATATGCCTGGGCCATCACCGTTGAAACTGGCGCGGACAACAGAGAATAA